A single region of the Mycobacterium lentiflavum genome encodes:
- the ipdC gene encoding (3aS,4S,5R,7aS)-5-hydroxy-7a-methyl-1-oxo-octahydro-1H-indene-4-carboxyl-CoA dehydrogenase, translating to MKLRTPLTELVGVEHPVVQTGMGWVAGARLVAATANAGGLGILASATMTLDELATAIGKVKAATDKPFGVNMRADAADAGDRVELMIREGVKVASFALAPKQELIARLKEAGAVVIPSIGAAKHARKVAGWGADAMIVQGGEGGGHTGPVATTLLLPSVLDAVKGTGIPVIAAGGFFDGRGLAAALSYGAAGVAMGTRFLLTSDSTVPDAVKRRYLESALDGTVVTTRVDGMPHRVLRTGLVEKLESGTPIRSLTAAVRNAGKFKHMSGMTWRSMIQDGMAMRHGKEMTLAQVVMAANTPMLLKAGLVEGNTEAGVLASGQVAGILEDLPSCAELIESIVHDAIEHLQAASGLIAE from the coding sequence ATGAAGCTGCGCACCCCGCTGACCGAGCTGGTCGGCGTCGAGCACCCGGTGGTGCAAACCGGGATGGGCTGGGTGGCCGGAGCGCGGCTGGTGGCGGCCACCGCCAATGCCGGCGGGCTCGGCATCCTGGCGTCGGCCACGATGACCCTGGACGAGTTGGCGACGGCCATCGGCAAGGTCAAGGCCGCCACCGACAAGCCGTTCGGTGTGAACATGCGCGCCGATGCGGCGGACGCCGGCGACCGGGTTGAGCTGATGATCCGCGAGGGCGTGAAGGTGGCGTCGTTCGCGCTGGCGCCCAAGCAGGAACTGATCGCCCGCCTGAAAGAGGCCGGGGCGGTGGTGATCCCGTCTATCGGCGCGGCCAAGCATGCGCGCAAGGTCGCGGGCTGGGGTGCCGACGCGATGATCGTGCAGGGCGGCGAGGGCGGCGGGCATACCGGACCCGTCGCGACCACGCTGCTGCTCCCGTCGGTGCTGGACGCCGTGAAGGGCACCGGCATCCCGGTCATCGCGGCGGGCGGCTTCTTCGACGGGCGCGGGCTGGCTGCCGCGTTGTCCTACGGTGCGGCCGGGGTGGCGATGGGCACCCGGTTCCTGCTTACGTCGGATTCCACCGTGCCCGACGCGGTCAAGCGCCGCTATCTGGAGTCGGCGCTGGACGGCACCGTGGTCACCACCCGCGTCGACGGCATGCCGCACCGAGTGCTGCGTACCGGGCTGGTCGAGAAGCTGGAAAGTGGCACGCCGATAAGGAGTTTGACCGCTGCGGTGCGCAATGCCGGGAAGTTCAAGCACATGTCGGGGATGACCTGGAGGTCGATGATCCAGGACGGCATGGCGATGCGGCACGGCAAGGAAATGACTCTGGCGCAGGTAGTGATGGCGGCCAACACTCCAATGCTGTTGAAAGCCGGCCTCGTTGAGGGCAACACCGAGGCCGGCGTGCTGGCGTCGGGGCAGGTCGCCGGCATTCTCGAAGACCTACCGTCGTGCGCCGAGCTGATCGAGTCGATCGTGCACGACGCCATCGAACACCTGCAGGCCGCGTCCGGGCTGATCGCGGAGTAA
- the fadA6 gene encoding steroid 3-ketoacyl-CoA thiolase FadA6 produces the protein MAEAYVIDAVRTAVGKRNGALAGIHPVDLGAHAWRGLLDRVDVDPAAVEDVIAGCVDAIGGQAGNIARLSWLAAGYPEEVPGVTVDRQCGSSQQAISFGAQAIMAGTADLIVAGGMQNMSWIPISSAMTVGEQFGFTSPTNESKQWLHRYGDQEISQFRGSELIAEKWNISREEMERYALTSHERAFAAIRGGHFDNEIITVETESGPFRVDEGPRESTLEKMAGLKTLVEGGRLTAAMASQISDGASAVLLASEQAVKDHKLTPRARIHHISARAADPVFMLTGPIPATRYALEKTGLSIGDIDTVEINEAFAPVVMAWLKEVKADPEKVNPNGGAIALGHPLGATGAKLFTTMLNELERIGGRYGLQTMCEGGGTANVTIIERL, from the coding sequence ATGGCTGAGGCGTACGTCATCGACGCTGTGCGTACCGCGGTCGGCAAGCGCAATGGCGCACTGGCCGGGATCCATCCCGTCGATCTGGGTGCCCATGCGTGGCGCGGACTGCTCGACCGGGTGGATGTCGACCCCGCCGCCGTCGAGGATGTGATCGCCGGCTGTGTTGACGCCATCGGCGGACAGGCCGGCAACATCGCGCGGCTCTCGTGGCTGGCCGCCGGCTACCCCGAAGAGGTCCCCGGTGTCACGGTGGACCGGCAGTGCGGCTCCAGCCAACAGGCGATTTCCTTTGGCGCACAGGCGATCATGGCGGGTACGGCCGATCTCATCGTGGCCGGCGGTATGCAGAACATGAGCTGGATCCCGATTTCGTCGGCGATGACGGTCGGCGAGCAGTTCGGCTTCACTTCGCCGACCAACGAGTCCAAGCAGTGGCTGCATCGCTACGGCGACCAGGAGATCTCCCAGTTCCGCGGCTCGGAGCTGATCGCGGAGAAGTGGAACATCTCGCGCGAAGAGATGGAGCGCTACGCGCTGACCAGCCATGAGCGCGCCTTCGCGGCGATTCGCGGGGGCCACTTCGACAACGAAATCATCACTGTGGAAACCGAATCCGGCCCGTTCCGGGTCGACGAGGGTCCGCGCGAGTCGACGCTGGAGAAGATGGCCGGCCTCAAGACGCTGGTCGAGGGTGGCCGGTTGACCGCGGCGATGGCCAGCCAGATCTCCGACGGTGCCAGTGCGGTGCTGCTGGCCTCCGAGCAGGCGGTCAAGGACCACAAGCTGACCCCGCGGGCCCGCATTCACCACATCAGCGCGCGCGCCGCCGATCCGGTGTTCATGCTGACCGGGCCCATTCCGGCCACCCGCTACGCGCTGGAAAAGACGGGGCTGTCCATCGGCGACATCGACACGGTCGAGATCAACGAGGCCTTCGCCCCGGTGGTGATGGCGTGGCTCAAGGAAGTCAAGGCCGATCCGGAGAAGGTCAACCCCAACGGCGGCGCGATCGCCCTCGGGCACCCACTGGGCGCCACCGGTGCCAAGCTGTTCACCACCATGCTCAACGAACTCGAACGCATCGGCGGCCGTTACGGTTTGCAGACGATGTGCGAGGGCGGCGGCACCGCCAACGTCACGATCATCGAGCGGCTCTAA
- the ipdA gene encoding cholesterol ring-cleaving hydrolase subunit IpdA produces the protein MSDKRTTLDEAVAELHSGMTIGIGGWGSRRKPMAFVRAMLRTDVKDLTVVTYGGPDLGLLCAAGKVKRVYYGFVSLDSPPFYDPWFAKARSAGEIEAREMDEGMLRCGLQAAAQRLPFLPIRAGLGSSVLDFWEGELKTVTSPYPAPGGGHETLLAMPALHLDAAFVHLNLGDSSGNAAYTGIDPYFDDLFLMAADKRYLSVERVVSTQELIKAVPPQALLVNRMMVDGVVQASNGAHFTTAAPDYGRDEKFQRHYAEAASTEEGWQQFVATYLSGGEAEYQSAVSAFAEEASS, from the coding sequence TTGAGCGACAAGAGAACCACGCTCGACGAAGCCGTTGCCGAGCTGCACAGCGGCATGACCATCGGCATCGGCGGCTGGGGGTCACGGCGCAAGCCGATGGCGTTCGTGCGCGCCATGCTGCGCACCGACGTCAAGGACCTGACCGTGGTCACCTACGGCGGACCCGACCTTGGATTGCTCTGCGCCGCAGGCAAGGTCAAGCGGGTCTACTACGGATTCGTCTCGCTGGACTCGCCGCCGTTCTACGACCCGTGGTTCGCCAAAGCGCGCAGCGCCGGGGAGATCGAGGCCCGGGAGATGGACGAGGGCATGCTTCGCTGCGGGCTACAGGCCGCGGCACAACGGTTGCCGTTCCTGCCGATTCGCGCGGGACTGGGCAGCTCGGTGCTCGACTTCTGGGAGGGCGAGCTAAAGACGGTGACCAGCCCGTATCCCGCACCGGGTGGCGGCCACGAGACACTGCTCGCGATGCCGGCGCTGCACTTGGACGCGGCGTTCGTGCACCTCAATCTCGGTGACAGCAGCGGCAATGCGGCCTACACCGGCATCGACCCCTACTTCGACGACCTGTTCTTGATGGCCGCCGACAAGCGCTACCTGTCGGTGGAGCGTGTGGTATCCACCCAAGAGCTGATCAAGGCCGTGCCGCCGCAGGCGCTGCTGGTGAACCGGATGATGGTCGACGGCGTCGTCCAAGCATCCAACGGTGCGCACTTCACCACCGCCGCACCGGATTACGGTCGCGACGAGAAATTCCAGCGGCACTATGCCGAGGCCGCCTCGACCGAAGAGGGCTGGCAGCAGTTCGTGGCGACCTACCTGTCCGGTGGCGAGGCCGAATATCAATCAGCCGTAAGCGCTTTCGCAGAGGAGGCATCTTCGTGA
- a CDS encoding SDR family oxidoreductase, producing the protein MTRVQASAINLGLAGRAVLVTGGVRGVGAGISAVFAEQGATVITCARRAVEGLPYEFHACDIRDEDQVESLIDTIFERHGRLDVVVNNAGGSPYVLTAESSPKFNRKIIELNLIGALLVSQFANEKMQAQPGGGAIVNICSLSGRRPSPGTGAYGAAKAGLESLTQTLAVEWGPTVRVNACVVGMVETEQADLFYGDAESIAAISKNVPLGRMAKPEDVGWAAAFLASDAASYISGASLEVHGGGEPPHYLATTNASAIK; encoded by the coding sequence GTGACTCGCGTCCAAGCATCCGCCATCAATTTGGGATTGGCCGGGCGGGCAGTTCTGGTGACGGGCGGTGTCCGCGGGGTGGGCGCGGGAATCAGTGCGGTATTTGCCGAGCAGGGTGCGACCGTGATCACCTGCGCGCGCCGTGCCGTCGAGGGGCTGCCGTATGAGTTTCACGCCTGCGATATCCGTGACGAGGACCAGGTCGAATCGTTGATCGACACGATTTTCGAGCGGCATGGACGGCTCGACGTCGTCGTCAACAACGCCGGCGGATCGCCGTACGTGCTGACTGCGGAGTCCAGTCCAAAGTTCAACCGCAAGATCATCGAGCTCAATCTCATTGGTGCGCTGCTAGTTTCGCAGTTCGCTAACGAGAAGATGCAGGCCCAGCCCGGCGGGGGGGCGATCGTCAACATCTGCAGCCTCAGCGGCCGGCGGCCATCCCCGGGCACCGGCGCATACGGTGCCGCGAAGGCCGGCCTGGAAAGCCTCACCCAGACGCTGGCGGTGGAATGGGGACCCACGGTCCGGGTGAACGCCTGCGTGGTCGGCATGGTCGAGACCGAACAGGCCGACTTGTTCTACGGCGACGCCGAGTCGATCGCCGCGATCTCCAAGAATGTGCCACTGGGCCGGATGGCCAAGCCCGAGGATGTGGGTTGGGCCGCAGCATTTTTGGCGTCCGACGCGGCGTCCTACATCAGTGGTGCTTCGCTCGAGGTGCACGGGGGCGGCGAGCCGCCGCACTATCTGGCCACCACGAACGCCAGCGCGATCAAATAG
- the kstR2 gene encoding TetR family transcriptional regulator KstR2: protein MDRVAGQANSRRDELLELAATMFAERGLRATTVRDIADGAGILSGSLYHHFSSKEEMVDELLREFLDWLFARYQEIVESESNPLERLKGLFMASFEAIEHRHAQVVIYQDEAQRLLSQPRFSYIEDMNRQQRKMWVELLNQGVDEGYFQPDLDVDLVYRFIRDTTWVSVRWYQPGGPLTAAQVGQQYLAIVLGGITKEGV, encoded by the coding sequence GTGGATCGAGTGGCCGGTCAGGCCAACAGCCGGCGAGACGAGCTCCTGGAGCTCGCCGCCACCATGTTCGCCGAGCGGGGTCTGCGGGCCACGACCGTGCGCGATATCGCCGACGGCGCCGGCATCTTATCCGGCAGCCTGTATCACCATTTCTCCTCCAAAGAGGAGATGGTCGACGAGTTGCTGCGCGAATTCCTGGACTGGCTGTTCGCCCGCTACCAAGAGATCGTCGAAAGCGAATCCAATCCGCTGGAGCGGCTCAAAGGCCTGTTCATGGCCTCGTTCGAGGCGATCGAGCATCGGCACGCGCAGGTCGTCATCTACCAGGATGAAGCCCAGCGACTGCTGTCGCAGCCCCGTTTCTCCTACATCGAGGACATGAATCGGCAACAACGCAAGATGTGGGTCGAGTTGCTGAATCAGGGCGTCGACGAGGGCTACTTTCAGCCCGACCTCGACGTCGACCTTGTCTACCGATTTATCCGTGACACCACCTGGGTGTCGGTGCGCTGGTATCAACCCGGCGGACCGCTCACCGCAGCGCAGGTGGGCCAGCAATATCTCGCCATCGTGCTCGGCGGGATCACCAAAGAAGGAGTCTGA
- the ipdF gene encoding (5R,7aS)-5-hydroxy-7a-methyl-1-oxo-2,3,5,6,7,7a-hexahydro-1H-indene-carboxyl-CoA reductase — protein sequence MSLAEAPKEIAGHGLLTGKVVVVTAAAGTGIGSATARRALAEGADVVISDHHERRLGEAAAELSALGQGRVEHVVCDVTSTAQIDALIDSATARMGRIDVLVNNAGLGGQTPVADMADEEWDRVLDVTLTSVFRATRAALRYFRDAPHGGVIVNNASVLGWRAQHSQSHYAAAKAGVMALTRCSAIEAAEYDVRINAVSPSIARHKFLDKTTSSDLLDRLSAGEAFGRAAEPWEVAATIAFLASDYSSYLTGEVISVSSQHP from the coding sequence ATGAGTTTGGCCGAAGCGCCGAAAGAGATTGCCGGACACGGACTCTTGACCGGAAAGGTCGTCGTTGTGACGGCGGCCGCGGGCACCGGCATCGGCTCGGCGACTGCCCGCCGGGCGCTGGCCGAGGGCGCCGACGTGGTGATCTCCGACCACCACGAGCGACGGCTGGGCGAGGCCGCCGCGGAGTTGTCGGCGCTGGGCCAGGGTCGGGTCGAGCATGTGGTGTGCGACGTGACGTCGACGGCTCAGATCGACGCGCTGATTGACTCGGCCACCGCGCGGATGGGGCGTATCGACGTGCTGGTCAACAACGCCGGGCTGGGTGGGCAGACGCCGGTGGCCGACATGGCCGACGAGGAGTGGGACCGGGTCCTGGACGTCACGCTGACCTCAGTGTTTCGTGCCACCCGCGCCGCGCTGCGGTACTTCCGCGACGCGCCGCACGGCGGCGTCATCGTCAACAACGCCAGTGTTCTGGGCTGGCGAGCGCAACACTCGCAGTCGCACTATGCGGCAGCCAAAGCGGGCGTGATGGCGCTAACCCGTTGCAGCGCAATCGAAGCCGCCGAGTACGACGTCCGGATCAATGCGGTGTCGCCCAGCATCGCGCGGCACAAGTTCCTGGACAAGACGACCTCCTCCGACCTGCTTGACCGGCTGTCGGCGGGCGAGGCGTTCGGGCGCGCTGCCGAGCCGTGGGAAGTCGCGGCCACCATCGCGTTCTTGGCCAGCGACTACTCGAGCTACCTCACCGGCGAGGTGATCTCGGTTTCCAGCCAACACCCCTGA
- a CDS encoding endonuclease domain-containing protein has product MEEHPWPFLASEALAAKALPERAMRVWYEPVYPGVYAPAGIELTAIQRATAAWLWSRRSAVVAGNSAAALLGTKWVSAALDVELVHDNRRPPSGITVHTDVLQPHEVFIVDGVSVTSPARTAFDIGRRTASRLPAVQRLDALMNATGVTPTDIEAVIAGHPGARGLTRLRRVVPLLDAGAESPQETRTRLALIDAGLPKPLTQIRVFDEFGDFVARLDMGYEEIRVGIEYDGPQHWTDRQQRDRDIDRYSALLALGWTVVRASSDLLRYRQGTFVARVVAAMQAAGWRSTGPSVNCTTPRRRVAS; this is encoded by the coding sequence ATGGAAGAACACCCGTGGCCGTTCCTGGCTTCGGAAGCGTTGGCCGCGAAAGCATTGCCGGAGCGGGCCATGCGGGTGTGGTACGAACCCGTGTACCCCGGGGTCTACGCTCCGGCCGGTATCGAGCTGACGGCGATCCAGCGTGCTACCGCAGCGTGGTTGTGGTCGCGACGTAGCGCGGTCGTCGCGGGGAACTCGGCGGCCGCGTTGCTCGGCACGAAATGGGTGAGTGCGGCGCTCGATGTCGAACTGGTGCATGATAATCGTCGGCCGCCCAGCGGGATTACGGTGCACACCGATGTCTTGCAACCCCACGAAGTGTTCATCGTCGATGGTGTCTCGGTCACTTCGCCGGCGCGGACCGCCTTCGATATCGGGCGACGGACCGCCTCGCGGCTACCCGCTGTTCAACGGCTCGATGCGCTGATGAATGCGACGGGCGTGACACCGACTGACATTGAGGCCGTCATCGCCGGGCACCCGGGCGCGCGCGGTTTGACCCGATTGCGCCGAGTGGTGCCACTGCTTGACGCGGGCGCGGAATCCCCACAGGAGACGCGGACTCGGCTGGCGCTGATCGACGCCGGCTTGCCGAAGCCGCTAACACAGATCCGGGTTTTCGACGAGTTCGGCGACTTCGTTGCCCGCTTAGATATGGGCTACGAGGAGATTCGCGTCGGCATCGAATACGACGGTCCACAGCACTGGACGGACCGCCAACAGCGCGACCGAGACATCGACCGGTACAGCGCATTGCTGGCGCTGGGCTGGACAGTCGTCAGAGCGAGCAGCGATCTACTTCGATACCGCCAGGGCACCTTCGTCGCCCGCGTCGTGGCAGCGATGCAGGCCGCCGGATGGCGCTCCACCGGCCCGAGTGTGAACTGTACGACGCCAAGACGGCGTGTTGCGTCGTGA
- the ipdE1 gene encoding acyl-CoA dehydrogenase IpdE1, producing the protein MQDVEEFRAEVRGWLADNLVGEFAALRGLGGPGREHEAFEERRAWNQHLAAAGLTCLGWPEEHGGRGLSTAHRVAFYEEYAKANAPDKVNHFGEELLGPTLIAFGTPEQQQRFLPRILDVTELWCQGYSEPGAGSDLANVATTAELDGSGGGEWVINGQKVWTSLAHWAQWCFVVARTEKGSKRHAGLSYLLVPLDQPGVVIRPIIQLTGDSEFNEVFFDDARTEAHLVVGEPGDGWRVAMGTLTFERGVSTLGQQIRYARELSNLAEVAQRNGAADDPFIRERLTRAWTGLRAMRSYALATMDVEQPGQDNVSKLLWANWHRDLGELAMDVVGKPGLALADGEFDEWQRLFLFSRADTIYGGSNEIQRNIIAERVLGLPREVKG; encoded by the coding sequence ATGCAGGACGTCGAGGAGTTCCGGGCAGAGGTCCGCGGTTGGCTCGCCGACAATCTGGTCGGCGAATTCGCAGCGCTCAGGGGACTTGGCGGTCCCGGGCGCGAGCACGAAGCTTTCGAAGAACGCCGGGCATGGAATCAGCATCTCGCCGCCGCGGGATTGACCTGTCTGGGGTGGCCGGAAGAGCACGGCGGCCGGGGGCTCTCGACCGCGCACCGGGTGGCCTTCTACGAGGAGTACGCCAAAGCCAATGCTCCGGACAAGGTCAACCACTTCGGCGAGGAGTTGCTCGGCCCGACGCTGATCGCGTTCGGGACGCCCGAGCAGCAACAGCGTTTCCTGCCGCGAATCCTCGACGTCACCGAGCTGTGGTGTCAGGGGTATTCCGAGCCGGGCGCCGGCAGCGACCTGGCCAACGTGGCAACCACCGCCGAGCTCGACGGCTCAGGAGGTGGGGAGTGGGTGATCAACGGCCAGAAGGTGTGGACGTCGCTGGCGCATTGGGCGCAGTGGTGCTTCGTGGTTGCGCGCACCGAGAAGGGCTCCAAGCGGCATGCCGGGCTGTCGTATCTGCTGGTTCCGTTGGACCAGCCGGGGGTGGTAATCCGCCCGATCATTCAGTTGACCGGTGACTCGGAATTCAACGAGGTTTTCTTCGACGATGCCCGCACCGAGGCTCACCTGGTGGTCGGCGAGCCGGGTGACGGTTGGCGGGTCGCGATGGGAACACTGACCTTCGAGCGCGGGGTCTCGACGCTTGGTCAGCAGATCCGTTACGCCCGTGAGCTTTCCAACCTGGCCGAGGTCGCGCAGCGCAACGGCGCGGCCGACGATCCGTTCATCCGGGAGCGGCTGACCCGGGCCTGGACCGGTCTGCGGGCCATGCGTAGCTACGCGCTGGCGACGATGGACGTCGAGCAACCCGGCCAGGACAATGTGTCGAAGTTGTTGTGGGCCAACTGGCATCGCGATCTGGGCGAGCTGGCGATGGACGTCGTCGGCAAGCCCGGCCTGGCCCTGGCGGACGGCGAGTTCGACGAGTGGCAGCGGCTGTTCCTGTTCAGCCGCGCCGACACCATTTACGGCGGATCCAACGAGATTCAGCGCAACATCATCGCCGAGCGGGTGCTCGGCTTACCCCGGGAGGTCAAGGGATGA
- a CDS encoding SDR family oxidoreductase — translation MGIVDGRVVIVTGAGGGIGRAHALAFAAEGARVVVNDIGVGLDGSPASGGSAAQSVVDEIIAAGGEAVANGSNVADWDQAAALVQTALDTFGGLDVLVNNAGIVRDRMMANTSEEEFDAVIAVHLKGHFATMRHAASYWRGLSKEGKTVDARIINTSSGAGLQGSVGQGNYSAAKAGIAAMTLVAAAEMGRYGVTVNAIAPSARTRMTETVFAEMMATQDQAFDAMAPENVSPIVVWLGSVESRDVTGKVFEVEGGKIRVAEGWAHGPQIDKGDRWDPAELGPVVTDLLAKARPPVPVYGA, via the coding sequence ATGGGAATAGTCGACGGCCGTGTCGTCATCGTCACCGGAGCGGGCGGCGGGATCGGTCGCGCGCATGCATTGGCCTTCGCGGCCGAGGGTGCGCGCGTAGTCGTCAACGACATCGGTGTGGGTCTCGACGGATCACCGGCAAGCGGCGGCAGTGCCGCGCAGAGCGTGGTGGACGAGATCATCGCTGCCGGTGGCGAAGCCGTCGCCAACGGATCCAACGTCGCGGACTGGGATCAAGCCGCCGCGCTGGTTCAGACCGCGCTCGACACGTTCGGCGGACTCGACGTCCTGGTGAACAATGCCGGCATTGTGCGCGACCGGATGATGGCCAACACCAGCGAGGAAGAGTTCGACGCCGTCATCGCCGTGCACCTCAAGGGCCACTTCGCCACGATGCGTCACGCCGCGTCGTATTGGCGGGGGTTGTCCAAAGAGGGCAAAACCGTTGACGCACGGATCATTAACACCAGCTCGGGTGCGGGCCTGCAGGGCAGCGTCGGGCAGGGCAACTACAGCGCCGCCAAGGCGGGCATCGCGGCCATGACGCTGGTCGCCGCCGCCGAAATGGGCCGATACGGTGTGACGGTCAACGCGATCGCGCCGTCGGCCCGGACCCGCATGACGGAGACCGTCTTCGCGGAGATGATGGCGACGCAGGACCAGGCTTTCGACGCGATGGCACCGGAAAACGTTTCGCCCATTGTCGTTTGGCTGGGCAGCGTCGAATCACGCGACGTCACCGGGAAGGTCTTCGAGGTCGAGGGAGGCAAGATCCGGGTCGCCGAGGGCTGGGCGCACGGACCTCAGATCGATAAGGGGGACCGCTGGGATCCCGCCGAGCTGGGGCCGGTCGTCACCGACCTGCTGGCCAAGGCCCGCCCGCCGGTCCCGGTGTACGGGGCGTAG
- the echA20 gene encoding (7aS)-7a-methyl-1,5-dioxo-2,3,5,6,7,7a-hexahydro-1H-indene-carboxyl-CoA hydrolase has protein sequence MTITSTSTEPGIVAVTVNYPPVNAIPSRGWFELGDAITAAGANPETHAVILRAEGRGFNAGVDIKEMQRTEGFTALIDANRGCFHAFRAVYECAVPVIAAVNGFCVGGGIGLVGNADVIVASDDATFGLPEVERGALGAATHLSRLVPQHMMRRLFFTAATVDAATLHHFGSVHEVVPRDQLDEAALRVARDIAAKDTRVIRAAKEALNLIDVQRVNSSYRMEQGFTFELNLAGVSDEHRDAFAGTTKGEKS, from the coding sequence TTGACCATTACATCCACCAGCACAGAACCGGGCATAGTCGCGGTCACCGTTAACTACCCGCCCGTCAACGCCATCCCGTCGCGCGGCTGGTTCGAACTCGGCGACGCGATCACTGCCGCGGGCGCGAATCCCGAGACCCACGCAGTGATCCTGCGCGCCGAGGGCCGCGGGTTCAACGCCGGCGTCGACATCAAAGAGATGCAGCGCACCGAGGGATTCACCGCGCTGATCGACGCCAACCGCGGCTGCTTCCACGCCTTCCGCGCGGTCTACGAATGCGCCGTTCCGGTGATCGCGGCGGTGAACGGGTTCTGCGTCGGGGGCGGCATCGGCCTGGTCGGCAATGCCGACGTCATCGTGGCCTCCGACGACGCCACCTTCGGGTTGCCGGAGGTGGAACGCGGCGCGCTGGGTGCGGCCACCCACTTGTCGCGACTGGTCCCGCAGCACATGATGCGGCGGTTGTTCTTTACCGCCGCCACCGTGGACGCCGCGACCCTGCACCACTTCGGTTCGGTACACGAGGTGGTCCCCCGCGACCAGCTCGACGAGGCGGCTCTGCGAGTCGCCCGCGACATCGCCGCCAAGGACACCCGCGTGATCCGCGCCGCCAAGGAGGCGCTGAACTTGATCGACGTGCAGCGGGTCAACTCGAGCTACCGGATGGAACAAGGCTTTACGTTCGAGCTCAACCTCGCCGGGGTATCCGACGAGCACCGCGACGCGTTCGCGGGTACGACGAAGGGTGAGAAGTCTTGA
- the ipdB gene encoding cholesterol ring-cleaving hydrolase subunit IpdB has protein sequence MTSTASTRAEVCAVACADLFRDAGEIMVSPMTNMASVGARLARLTFSPDILLTDGEAQLLADTPALGAPGDVEGWMPFGRVFETLAWGRRHVVMGANQVDRFGNQNISAFGPLQQPKRQMFGVRGAPGNSINHATSYWVGNHSKRVFCEKVDIVCGVGWDNVDADNPAFRFANTYRVVSNLGVFDFGGPDHSMRAVSLHPGVSADEVRENTSFEIEGLDGAEETRLPTDEELRLIRETIDPKALRDREIRS, from the coding sequence GTGACAAGCACCGCGAGCACCCGTGCCGAAGTGTGTGCGGTCGCCTGCGCCGATCTATTCAGGGATGCCGGCGAGATCATGGTCAGTCCGATGACGAACATGGCCTCGGTCGGCGCGCGGTTGGCCCGGCTGACGTTCTCCCCCGACATCCTGCTCACCGACGGCGAGGCGCAGCTGCTGGCCGACACGCCCGCGTTGGGCGCACCTGGCGACGTCGAGGGTTGGATGCCGTTCGGCCGGGTCTTCGAGACCCTGGCCTGGGGCAGGCGCCACGTGGTGATGGGCGCGAATCAGGTTGATCGCTTTGGCAATCAGAACATCTCGGCGTTCGGACCCCTGCAGCAGCCCAAGCGCCAGATGTTCGGTGTCCGCGGCGCGCCCGGCAATTCCATCAACCACGCGACGAGTTACTGGGTCGGCAATCACTCCAAGCGAGTGTTCTGCGAGAAGGTCGACATCGTCTGCGGAGTCGGCTGGGACAACGTGGACGCCGACAATCCGGCATTCCGGTTCGCCAACACCTATCGGGTGGTATCGAACCTCGGTGTGTTCGACTTCGGCGGACCCGACCACAGCATGCGGGCGGTGTCGCTGCATCCGGGTGTTTCGGCCGACGAGGTCCGGGAGAACACGTCGTTCGAGATCGAAGGCCTGGACGGCGCCGAGGAAACCCGGTTGCCCACCGACGAGGAACTGCGCCTGATCCGCGAGACAATCGACCCGAAAGCATTGCGCGACCGCGAGATACGTTCATGA